In Bradyrhizobium erythrophlei, a single genomic region encodes these proteins:
- a CDS encoding hydantoinase/oxoprolinase family protein produces MGRVRIAVDIGGTFTDIALLADAGLIHQSKISSTPDDPSIAVVEGVAQLLAELSIDPAAVAEVLHGTTVGSNTILQRKGARTGLITTRGFRDVLEIGRIRMPDMFDLTWDKPAPLVPRRHRLEVTERMAADGSVVEPLSEANVVAAGEALVAQDIEAAAVVFINSYRNPAHELEAAAILRARFPKLLVTTSCAVLPEMKEYERTSTTVVNAYLLATMRAYLQRLQEGLRGIGVKAPILVMTSNGGMLAADVTCEKPVMVVASGPAGGVIGAARLGIARDDRDVIVFDMGGTTAKAVIIEDGRPTMTSEYEFRDGISTSSRFIKAGGYMLKVPAIDIAEVGAGGGSLASIDHGGLLVVGPQSAGAVPGPACYGLGNDRPTVTDANVVLGFINPNSLAGGKLAIDRSRSEAAIQNHVGKPLKLPLADAAHGIRAVANAAMARAVRAVTIERGRDPRDLTLMAFGGNGGVHAPDLARQLGIPLVVVPPMSGVFSAIGMLASDVEHTGLKTIGRRIDTMTVDDLRAIKRELQNQVAAQLAGDGYHTGRTAFLWEADLRHEGQATELTVPFEGEDFAQIRERFVAEYLKTYGYQDHTPIELMKVRVAGRGLRDNRLDFRAMKIAPRAGASGSGTRQISFARGEPALAVDIVDRAAIDDKPRPGPLIIEEFDATIVVPPDARVHKDAIGCIVLEFAP; encoded by the coding sequence ATGGGGCGTGTTCGGATAGCGGTCGATATCGGCGGCACGTTTACCGATATCGCATTGCTGGCCGACGCGGGCCTGATCCATCAGAGCAAGATTTCATCGACCCCGGATGACCCCAGCATAGCTGTGGTCGAGGGCGTGGCGCAGCTCCTTGCCGAGCTCTCGATCGATCCCGCTGCGGTGGCCGAGGTGCTGCATGGCACGACCGTCGGCTCCAACACCATCCTGCAACGAAAGGGCGCGCGGACCGGCCTGATCACGACGCGGGGATTTCGCGACGTGCTGGAAATCGGGCGTATCCGAATGCCCGACATGTTCGATCTGACCTGGGACAAGCCGGCGCCTCTGGTGCCGCGCCGCCATCGGCTCGAGGTGACCGAACGAATGGCAGCCGATGGTTCGGTGGTCGAGCCGCTGTCCGAGGCGAACGTTGTGGCTGCTGGTGAAGCGCTGGTTGCCCAGGACATCGAGGCCGCCGCAGTCGTCTTCATCAATTCCTATCGAAATCCCGCGCATGAGCTTGAAGCGGCGGCGATTTTGCGCGCGCGCTTTCCAAAGCTGCTGGTCACGACATCATGCGCCGTGCTGCCGGAGATGAAGGAATATGAGCGCACCAGCACCACGGTCGTGAATGCCTATCTGCTCGCGACGATGCGTGCGTACCTGCAACGCTTGCAGGAGGGGTTACGCGGGATCGGCGTCAAGGCGCCGATCCTGGTCATGACCTCCAACGGGGGCATGCTGGCTGCCGACGTAACTTGTGAAAAGCCGGTCATGGTGGTGGCGTCGGGACCGGCGGGTGGCGTCATCGGCGCGGCGCGTCTCGGCATCGCGCGCGATGACCGCGACGTTATCGTGTTTGATATGGGCGGCACCACCGCCAAGGCCGTTATCATCGAGGACGGCCGGCCGACGATGACGTCGGAATATGAGTTTCGCGACGGCATTTCGACGTCGAGCCGTTTCATCAAGGCTGGCGGTTATATGCTCAAAGTGCCCGCGATCGACATCGCCGAGGTCGGCGCAGGCGGTGGCTCGCTGGCTTCGATCGATCACGGCGGGTTGCTCGTGGTCGGCCCTCAATCCGCGGGCGCTGTGCCGGGGCCGGCCTGCTACGGCCTTGGCAACGACCGGCCCACCGTAACCGACGCCAATGTCGTGCTCGGTTTTATCAATCCGAACTCGCTCGCTGGCGGCAAACTCGCAATCGACCGCTCACGCAGCGAAGCTGCGATCCAGAACCATGTCGGCAAGCCGCTCAAGCTGCCGCTCGCCGACGCCGCGCACGGCATTCGGGCGGTCGCGAACGCCGCCATGGCGCGGGCCGTGCGTGCGGTTACCATCGAGCGCGGCCGCGATCCGCGCGATCTCACGCTGATGGCGTTTGGTGGCAATGGCGGCGTGCACGCACCTGATCTGGCGCGCCAGCTCGGGATTCCACTCGTGGTGGTGCCGCCGATGTCCGGCGTATTCAGCGCGATCGGCATGCTGGCTTCTGACGTTGAGCATACCGGGCTCAAGACCATCGGCCGGCGGATCGATACGATGACCGTCGACGATCTCCGCGCCATCAAGCGCGAGTTGCAAAATCAGGTCGCCGCGCAGCTCGCGGGTGACGGCTATCACACCGGGCGCACCGCGTTCCTGTGGGAGGCCGACCTGCGTCACGAAGGTCAGGCGACCGAACTCACCGTTCCCTTCGAGGGTGAGGACTTTGCGCAAATCCGCGAGCGCTTCGTCGCCGAATATCTCAAGACCTATGGCTATCAGGACCATACTCCGATCGAACTGATGAAGGTTCGCGTCGCGGGCAGGGGTTTGCGAGACAACCGGCTTGATTTTCGCGCCATGAAGATTGCGCCACGGGCTGGCGCGTCGGGTTCGGGCACACGGCAGATATCCTTTGCGCGCGGTGAGCCGGCGCTGGCCGTCGACATCGTCGATCGCGCCGCTATCGACGATAAGCCGCGACCGGGTCCGCTGATCATCGAAGAGTTCGATGCCACGATCGTGGTGCCGCCGGATGCGCGCGTCCACAAGGACGCCATCGGCTGCATCGTGCTGGAGTTTGCGCCATGA
- a CDS encoding amidohydrolase family protein, which yields MSGKSQRIALDVHAHLAPIVPEKLAAIDGVTWHADKNILLVDGHAVGMKPLFDPPALVAWMDRNAVAKAWVSIPPPLYRGHLQGDAARAWTTYANNGLAGIASEYPDRLAPLPHLPLQAPDVAAATAKEWIARGHRRFGAPSSSDGGQVLSDEAYEPLWRVLDEAGAFVFFHPGECADGRLTAFYLSNLLGNPYETAMAIAHLTFGGVFEHFARIRFCFAHSGGVLPMVAGRFERGFDTARPGVDTKRLSPKKIFRNVCVDCIAHDAESLALAEQTFGEGNVVFGSDWPFPMGLIEPHAQMADLDEPRRKRIFCDNPDRLAKETEA from the coding sequence ATGAGCGGAAAGTCGCAACGCATAGCCCTTGACGTGCACGCCCATCTTGCGCCGATCGTGCCCGAGAAACTGGCGGCGATCGATGGCGTGACGTGGCACGCCGACAAAAATATCCTGTTGGTCGATGGCCATGCTGTCGGCATGAAGCCATTATTCGATCCACCGGCGCTGGTCGCCTGGATGGATCGCAACGCCGTGGCGAAGGCGTGGGTTTCGATTCCGCCGCCGCTCTACCGCGGGCACTTGCAGGGTGACGCCGCTCGCGCCTGGACGACTTACGCCAACAACGGGCTTGCCGGCATCGCTTCCGAATACCCCGATCGTCTCGCACCGCTGCCTCATCTGCCTTTGCAGGCGCCGGACGTCGCCGCCGCGACGGCGAAAGAGTGGATCGCGCGTGGTCATCGCCGGTTCGGCGCGCCATCCAGCAGCGACGGCGGCCAAGTGCTCTCCGACGAAGCCTACGAGCCATTATGGCGCGTGCTCGACGAGGCGGGTGCGTTTGTGTTTTTCCATCCGGGCGAGTGCGCCGATGGTCGACTGACCGCGTTCTATTTGTCCAACCTGCTCGGCAACCCCTATGAGACGGCGATGGCGATCGCTCATCTGACATTTGGCGGTGTGTTTGAGCATTTCGCGAGGATTCGCTTCTGCTTCGCTCATTCCGGAGGCGTGCTGCCGATGGTGGCCGGCCGTTTTGAGCGGGGTTTCGACACAGCACGGCCAGGTGTCGATACCAAGCGGCTGTCGCCGAAAAAGATCTTCAGGAACGTCTGCGTCGATTGCATCGCGCATGACGCTGAGTCTTTGGCATTGGCGGAACAGACATTTGGCGAAGGCAATGTGGTCTTCGGGTCCGACTGGCCGTTCCCGATGGGGCTCATCGAGCCTCACGCGCAAATGGCTGATCTCGACGAGCCGCGCCGCAAGCGTATTTTCTGTGACAATCCCGACAGACTCGCAAAGGAGACGGAAGCATGA
- a CDS encoding fumarylacetoacetate hydrolase family protein: MRAAGSARVPLDEAVVGSPIIRFRRDVLCCGWNYWDHFYESEGKREGQDVPRPHGPTFFTKSPETVIGPFDDIAFDERVSKKWDYEAEIAIVFGKAGRSIPADCAWDHVFGLTLANDVSQRDLQRRHGGQWLKGKSIDRTMPLGPVIVTPDELDVPNLRIELTLNGQTMQSALVGQMAFPIEELIAELTFGMTVHPGDVLLTGTPSGIGNAREPQVFLKESDEVVVRASGIGELRNRLVKADLAGRSSVAL; encoded by the coding sequence ATGCGCGCGGCCGGTTCCGCGCGCGTGCCGCTGGACGAGGCCGTAGTCGGCTCCCCGATTATACGATTTCGGCGCGACGTCCTTTGCTGCGGCTGGAACTACTGGGATCACTTCTATGAAAGCGAAGGCAAGCGGGAAGGGCAGGATGTGCCGCGCCCCCACGGACCGACATTTTTCACCAAATCGCCCGAAACGGTGATCGGCCCGTTCGATGACATCGCGTTCGACGAACGCGTATCAAAAAAATGGGACTACGAAGCCGAGATCGCTATCGTCTTTGGCAAGGCCGGCAGAAGCATTCCCGCTGACTGCGCCTGGGACCATGTCTTTGGCCTTACGCTCGCCAATGATGTCTCGCAGCGTGACCTTCAACGCCGGCATGGCGGGCAGTGGTTGAAAGGCAAGAGTATCGATCGGACCATGCCGCTCGGTCCGGTGATCGTCACCCCCGACGAACTCGATGTGCCGAACTTGCGCATCGAACTGACGCTCAATGGCCAGACCATGCAAAGTGCGCTGGTGGGGCAGATGGCTTTTCCGATCGAGGAGTTAATCGCGGAATTGACGTTTGGCATGACCGTGCACCCCGGCGATGTGCTGTTGACGGGGACGCCGAGCGGGATCGGTAACGCGCGCGAGCCCCAGGTCTTCCTAAAAGAGAGTGATGAGGTCGTTGTTCGGGCGTCGGGTATCGGCGAACTCCGAAATCGTCTGGTCAAAGCTGACCTCGCCGGGCGTTCATCGGTCGCCCTCTAG